One stretch of Centroberyx gerrardi isolate f3 chromosome 13, fCenGer3.hap1.cur.20231027, whole genome shotgun sequence DNA includes these proteins:
- the tmub1 gene encoding transmembrane and ubiquitin-like domain-containing protein 1: protein MALIEGVGDEVTLLFGALLVLLVLVLAWASTRTAEPPEHLFTPPTGSGSASSSSASSSLRTDSFLDQSPSSSSSSDSHAAAGDRSEAPPPADTLTAPPPGEEVKEEEDGSVEREEGGETDGLRHREGAADSSSSSSSQRNMVVRLKFLNDTERTAQVKPQDTIGYIKRTYFAGQEQQVRLIYQGQLLQDDAQTLASLNLAHNCVLHCHISQHAPRGAPAGARPADQVQVALNVGSLMVPLLVLMLSVLWYCQIQYRQFFTAPATASLVGVTIFLSLVAFGVYRR, encoded by the exons ATGGCTCTGATCGAGGGGGTGGGAGACGAGGTGACGCTGCTGTTCGGGGCTCTGCTGGTCCTGCTGGTGCTGGTCCTGGCCTGGGCCTCCACCCGCACCGCCGAGCCCCCGGAGCACCTCTTCACCCCGCCCACCGGCTccggctccgcctcctcctcctcagcctcctcctcgctccGCACCGACTCCTTCCTGGACcagtccccctcctcctcctcctcttctgacTCTCACGCCGCCGCCGGCGACCGCTCAGAGGCTCCGCCCCCCGCCGACACCCTGACCGCCCCCCCGCCCGgcgaggaggtgaaggaggaggaggacgggagcgtggagagggaggagggaggagagacagacggcctgagacacagagagggagctgctgactcctcctcctcctcctcctcccagaggAACATGGTGGTCCGGCTGAAGTTCCTGAACGACACGGAGAGAACGGCTCAGGTCAAACCACAGGACACCATCGGATACATCAAACG GACCTACTTTGCGGGTCAGGAGCAGCAGGTTCGTCTGATCTACCAGGGTCAGCTGCTGCAAGACGACGCCCAGACGCTCGCCTCCCTCAACCTGGCCCACAACTGCGTCCTgcactgccacatttcccagcatgccccgCGCGGCGCCCCGGCAGGCGCGCGGCCGGCCGACCAGGTGCAGGTGGCGCTGAACGTGGGCAGCCTGATGGTGCCGCTGCTGGTCCTGATGCTGTCGGTGCTGTGGTACTGCCAGATCCAGTACCGCCAGTTCTTCACGGCTCCGGCCACCGCCTCGCTGGTGGGCGTCACCATCTT